A single window of Leptospira semungkisensis DNA harbors:
- a CDS encoding TetR/AcrR family transcriptional regulator produces MPIVRDPEDKKERILSSALKLFTEKGFEGTPIPDLAKDAGIGAGTIYRYYKNKEELVNELYRYWKNKLKETLATGYPEKAKSKDLFLHLWMALANFYDKYPEAFEFLELHYHSPYLDQASKKATTQTMEFICGFLEEARTKGDIRSDLGSMELVSLCYGSFVGMVKMAKGGYIQLSPETLRNSGLTLWKALAK; encoded by the coding sequence ATGCCAATAGTTCGAGATCCGGAAGATAAAAAAGAAAGAATCCTTAGCTCTGCTCTGAAATTATTCACAGAGAAAGGATTCGAAGGAACACCTATTCCTGATCTAGCCAAAGACGCCGGGATCGGAGCCGGAACTATCTACCGGTATTATAAAAACAAAGAAGAGTTAGTAAACGAGCTCTATAGATATTGGAAAAACAAACTCAAAGAAACCTTAGCAACAGGGTATCCTGAAAAAGCAAAATCCAAGGATCTATTCTTACATCTTTGGATGGCACTTGCAAATTTCTACGATAAGTATCCGGAAGCTTTCGAATTTTTAGAATTGCATTATCATTCTCCTTATTTGGACCAAGCCAGCAAAAAGGCCACAACACAAACTATGGAATTCATTTGCGGTTTCTTAGAAGAAGCCAGAACAAAAGGAGACATTCGCTCTGACCTAGGTTCCATGGAACTAGTTTCCCTTTGCTATGGAAGTTTTGTAGGAATGGTAAAAATGGCCAAGGGCGGATACATTCAATTGTCTCCCGAAACATTACGCAATTCCGGATTAACACTTTGGAAGGCATTAGCGAAATAA
- the murB gene encoding UDP-N-acetylmuramate dehydrogenase, which translates to MAPLSEIQIRELKNLATNAGIPFRENSDLSVHCSFKIGGISPFIAEPETKEQIQETIHIFRKLDLPWKILGGGTNILISDHPNNFVILKLSGGFKEYKDLGGGLFEVGAATNTTPIFRQISQKGYTGAEFLSTIPGWTGGAVIQNAGCYGGELFDLIQEVEFLRGEEVFKRKPSEIEHGYRFTEFLKKKDSIILSIRIQLKEGNLEEIEASLKEKRDKRNSSQPQNKKSAGSMFKNPKIFDETGKETKAWQFIDRVGLRGTVAGGAQISPEHCNFIVNTGGAKASDVNQLVSLVQEKVEKETGVILEREVEYFGSIP; encoded by the coding sequence GTGGCTCCTCTTTCCGAAATACAGATCCGAGAACTAAAGAATCTGGCAACAAATGCCGGTATTCCCTTCCGCGAAAACTCGGATCTAAGCGTGCATTGTTCCTTTAAGATAGGAGGGATCTCTCCTTTTATCGCCGAGCCTGAGACAAAGGAGCAGATCCAAGAAACCATTCATATCTTCCGCAAACTGGACCTGCCATGGAAAATTCTTGGCGGAGGAACCAATATACTTATCTCCGATCATCCAAACAACTTTGTGATCCTAAAACTCTCCGGTGGATTCAAAGAATACAAGGACTTGGGCGGAGGATTATTCGAAGTCGGAGCCGCTACCAATACCACTCCTATCTTTCGCCAAATTTCTCAGAAAGGTTATACTGGAGCCGAATTCCTGAGCACAATCCCGGGTTGGACCGGAGGAGCAGTGATCCAAAACGCTGGCTGCTACGGAGGAGAACTTTTCGATCTGATCCAAGAAGTGGAATTTTTAAGAGGCGAGGAAGTTTTCAAACGAAAGCCTTCTGAAATAGAGCACGGCTATCGTTTCACTGAGTTTTTAAAGAAGAAGGACTCGATCATTCTTTCCATACGCATCCAGCTAAAAGAAGGAAATCTAGAAGAGATTGAGGCTTCTCTCAAAGAAAAGAGAGATAAGAGGAATTCTTCCCAGCCGCAGAACAAAAAAAGCGCCGGATCCATGTTCAAGAATCCCAAAATTTTCGACGAAACCGGAAAAGAAACCAAGGCTTGGCAGTTCATAGATCGTGTAGGACTGAGAGGAACAGTAGCAGGAGGCGCCCAAATTTCTCCGGAGCATTGCAATTTTATCGTAAATACCGGAGGAGCAAAGGCTTCCGATGTAAATCAATTGGTCTCTCTCGTCCAAGAAAAAGTAGAGAAAGAAACGGGCGTGATTTTAGAAAGAGAAGTAGAATACTTCGGTTCTATTCCCTAA
- a CDS encoding TetR/AcrR family transcriptional regulator, with protein sequence MENNTLSETVSISSEPELTPDTDSARDDKEANHEKTQRKQDESKARIIRSAMKLFAERGFFETRIPEIAAHAKVGVGSLYRHFRNKDDIFNEAFRTAAHEFSKFFDEASLKNSSPRERFFDFWQGLGTFSHRKLDQLILIERNLSSYLLDEESRKEANLLRKKISDYFTPFPGETHLQSVYPSIILGSFTGILRSQAISDKRLETAILKESAEMLWDGFSKLPKSEPNKKKEKQNRKS encoded by the coding sequence ATGGAAAATAATACACTTTCAGAGACAGTAAGTATTTCCTCGGAGCCAGAGCTCACACCCGATACTGATTCCGCAAGAGATGATAAGGAGGCGAATCACGAAAAAACACAGAGAAAGCAGGATGAGTCCAAAGCGAGGATCATCCGATCCGCCATGAAACTTTTTGCTGAGAGAGGCTTCTTCGAGACTAGAATTCCGGAGATTGCAGCTCACGCAAAGGTAGGAGTAGGTTCTTTATATAGGCATTTTAGGAATAAGGATGATATTTTCAACGAGGCATTTAGAACAGCCGCGCACGAATTTTCCAAGTTCTTCGATGAGGCCTCGCTCAAGAATTCTTCCCCTAGAGAAAGATTTTTCGACTTTTGGCAGGGGCTTGGAACCTTCTCTCATCGAAAGCTGGACCAGCTTATTTTGATAGAGAGAAATTTATCTTCTTACCTATTGGATGAGGAAAGTAGAAAAGAAGCAAACCTACTTCGAAAGAAGATCTCCGATTATTTCACTCCTTTTCCGGGAGAAACACATCTACAGTCCGTATATCCTTCCATTATCTTGGGTTCCTTTACCGGAATTTTAAGATCCCAAGCGATCTCGGACAAACGCTTGGAAACTGCGATCCTAAAAGAATCTGCAGAAATGCTTTGGGATGGATTTTCAAAACTGCCGAAATCGGAACCGAATAAAAAGAAAGAAAAGCAAAACAGAAAATCCTGA